In Halomarina ordinaria, one genomic interval encodes:
- a CDS encoding AAA domain-containing protein: MATSSTPPPPIEVPAEVLEKPPVLPSKLGRFVNLDGCPQWFQFEYDDEYAAERRREHDYKEAFHPLNLLLAKDGNDYEEQVVDELRDHAHVRDHDHIETWERSRPALLDTFDAALDLPDPTVPLILEQARLGNHLDAWPVAGDADLLVCWPLPLDAEENDTDRVGLRFRILDIKAAHEEKTYQQIQVACYTLLLRQFLEHVDVDFPYVIEGGIIIRTDEFDDAAPEAFPSFDLRNREVDVRRLIREDGPLDDLYNAESDRVTYQLEPKCHGCAYKEACYTEALESGSTALLGLSRNDQAVLADYGVDTIEDLAGLAYPPGEPRPYDYNDLRPRDRETYQALLDEPGVSERLQNHIQRAQSFWGRVAPGTTFAAGGRTPVWLVGSGDGALPADDPGFDLNQPIERGGMIRIYLNIQRDHRYDRINAIGGYVSASNADDSVRFGHVASAVPDSVAEATALEEELLTDGLEDLFRAVQTLGAAMDTDQAAVHFYFFTNSEYETLVEAATRQEVPGASAVRDLLGLRAALSGRGDEAFDHDEQAMVSIVQRELRERRALGIPTVGLLPALDVCEADEDTLYRRDWGYTRSDGVEVDLKEAFDYKLFDYTVGYRRERPGLALYAEDDRDGYYPSRPRGRAEIPLEYIWAAHEVLTPEWAAEIKEESDGYQSVEPFRWIDEDAQTTRITIEDLEQLVMRFAHGCAHLERSLEYRNADLTKRPIILDELSTFTLGESHTARAATEFLALEHESGRRDQLKSYGLPVTQRIRNGEAVPVVVTDAWVDGDTNILHVDGHLPYDPLFDDGERVARACRLKETDGSTMGSWVVANRLDRHADPQDSPQPQYIEHGPALTVEDLDIEERTIHLTAFPSRGQGNREYRTWHRGWTIDPDDEDDSTYLFVEDEIFILDKQTDDIVAQRAYDLLGEAQNNTLCRLIDDLATGRLETLTTDAISDAGVQGYLNWATPPDRETVDVGDVPEEGPEEDGPDLGEGDTAELTVDPPPNTEQQGFIAETTAQLVLLQGPPGTGKTSGALAHATLARVRAYAVDDRDCAGIVAGESNKAVDEVLEDVHAALVAYRNEGERAEDTGCDDLLDHLELVRLTSDEPDDSLEHVTYLDYHEDDAELRRIVGRLRRQTGQQTLVFGTPARLYKLVDNFDVMQGGDRTPEDWLAGNASFFDILAVDEASMMRLPSFLSVGAFLHDDAQMLVAGDQRQMPPVRQHEWEREFRRTTQERRPSLSALDYCRLLRGDDIGVDDCTRGDHPAERCVVAGTATIPLYQLEQSYRCHERVAEFLREHIYEQDGIPYYSEERETVRRPTPVSRGVGRVLCDPDILDAEDAVPHALTLIVHDEDASRQSNPVEAAIGAAIAESSHPDDAVGIVTPHNAQRGLLDTYLNDVECDTVERYQGGQRPVILVSATASDPDFVQIESEFLLNPNRLNVAMSRMQRGLIVVASEQVFDVIPPEVEEYERAGLWKGLFDDLDVLDHPPVWEGTLDALVGDTDLGALDPPLDTQLEVHTLH, encoded by the coding sequence ATGGCCACGTCATCGACACCTCCTCCGCCCATTGAGGTCCCCGCCGAAGTGCTTGAGAAACCGCCAGTCCTTCCATCGAAGCTTGGGCGCTTCGTCAACCTTGATGGCTGTCCGCAGTGGTTCCAGTTCGAGTATGACGACGAGTACGCCGCCGAACGACGGCGTGAGCACGATTACAAAGAGGCCTTTCACCCGCTGAACCTACTGCTGGCAAAAGACGGGAACGACTACGAAGAGCAGGTCGTCGACGAGCTCCGAGATCATGCCCACGTCCGCGATCACGATCATATTGAGACGTGGGAACGCTCTCGGCCAGCGTTGCTCGATACGTTCGATGCGGCACTCGATCTTCCTGATCCTACGGTGCCACTCATCCTCGAACAGGCGCGACTCGGCAACCATCTAGACGCGTGGCCGGTCGCCGGAGATGCCGACCTCTTGGTGTGCTGGCCCCTCCCGCTGGACGCCGAGGAGAACGACACCGATCGGGTGGGGCTACGATTTCGCATCCTCGATATCAAAGCCGCCCACGAGGAGAAGACCTATCAGCAAATTCAGGTTGCCTGCTACACCCTTCTCCTGCGTCAGTTTCTCGAACACGTCGACGTCGACTTCCCCTATGTAATCGAGGGAGGAATCATCATCCGTACTGACGAGTTCGACGACGCGGCACCGGAGGCCTTCCCTTCGTTTGACCTCCGAAACCGCGAGGTAGACGTACGTCGCCTCATCCGGGAAGACGGTCCACTCGATGACCTCTACAACGCTGAGTCAGACCGGGTCACCTACCAACTTGAGCCGAAATGCCACGGCTGTGCGTACAAGGAAGCGTGTTACACTGAGGCACTCGAATCGGGATCTACTGCACTGCTGGGGTTATCGCGGAACGACCAGGCAGTCCTCGCTGATTATGGTGTCGACACTATCGAGGACCTCGCCGGACTGGCGTACCCCCCTGGTGAGCCGCGCCCCTACGACTATAACGACCTCCGTCCTCGCGACCGTGAGACGTACCAGGCGCTCCTTGACGAACCGGGGGTCTCGGAGCGGCTTCAAAATCACATCCAGCGTGCCCAATCGTTCTGGGGGCGGGTCGCCCCTGGAACGACGTTTGCCGCTGGCGGGCGTACGCCCGTTTGGCTCGTCGGGAGCGGCGATGGCGCACTCCCCGCTGATGATCCTGGATTCGATCTCAATCAGCCCATCGAGCGGGGTGGGATGATCCGGATCTACCTCAATATCCAGCGAGACCACCGCTACGACCGAATCAACGCGATCGGAGGGTATGTGTCCGCGTCGAACGCCGATGATTCCGTCCGGTTCGGCCATGTCGCGTCGGCTGTTCCCGACTCGGTGGCCGAGGCCACCGCGCTTGAAGAAGAGTTACTCACGGACGGACTGGAAGATCTGTTCCGTGCCGTCCAGACCCTCGGCGCAGCGATGGATACCGATCAGGCCGCTGTCCACTTCTATTTCTTCACGAACAGTGAGTACGAGACCCTCGTCGAGGCCGCGACTCGGCAGGAAGTCCCCGGAGCGTCCGCAGTTCGTGACCTGCTTGGGCTCCGGGCGGCTCTTAGTGGTCGGGGCGACGAAGCGTTCGATCATGACGAGCAGGCAATGGTCTCCATTGTCCAGCGGGAGCTCCGTGAGCGGCGTGCTCTCGGTATTCCCACAGTCGGGCTCCTACCAGCACTTGATGTCTGTGAAGCCGATGAGGATACCCTCTATCGGCGTGACTGGGGGTATACCCGGTCGGACGGAGTGGAGGTTGATCTCAAGGAGGCGTTCGACTACAAGCTGTTTGACTACACCGTTGGCTATCGGCGGGAGCGCCCTGGCCTTGCCCTCTATGCCGAAGACGATCGCGATGGCTACTATCCCTCCCGACCACGGGGGAGAGCGGAGATTCCACTGGAGTACATATGGGCCGCTCACGAGGTGCTCACACCCGAGTGGGCGGCAGAAATCAAAGAGGAGTCAGATGGCTATCAGTCTGTCGAGCCGTTCAGATGGATCGACGAGGACGCTCAGACCACTCGGATCACGATTGAGGATCTCGAACAGCTCGTGATGCGATTCGCTCACGGCTGTGCTCATCTAGAACGCTCTCTCGAGTACCGCAACGCGGACCTCACCAAGCGACCGATCATTCTCGACGAGCTCTCCACGTTCACTCTCGGAGAGAGTCATACTGCCCGGGCCGCGACGGAGTTTCTCGCACTCGAACACGAGTCGGGTCGACGGGACCAGCTCAAATCGTACGGCCTGCCAGTCACCCAGCGCATCAGAAATGGCGAGGCTGTCCCGGTTGTCGTCACCGACGCCTGGGTAGATGGTGATACAAACATTCTCCACGTCGACGGCCATCTTCCCTACGATCCACTCTTCGACGACGGGGAACGGGTTGCCCGGGCCTGTCGACTGAAAGAGACCGACGGTTCGACGATGGGCTCGTGGGTGGTCGCGAACCGATTGGATCGGCACGCCGACCCACAGGATTCCCCGCAACCGCAATACATCGAACACGGGCCCGCGCTCACCGTTGAGGACCTCGATATTGAAGAACGAACGATCCATCTCACCGCCTTCCCGTCTCGGGGGCAAGGGAATCGCGAGTATCGAACGTGGCATCGAGGATGGACTATCGATCCAGACGACGAGGACGACAGCACATACCTGTTCGTCGAGGACGAGATCTTCATTCTCGACAAGCAGACCGACGATATCGTCGCTCAGCGTGCCTACGATCTCCTTGGGGAAGCACAGAACAACACGCTCTGCCGCCTGATCGACGATCTTGCGACCGGGCGACTCGAGACCCTAACAACGGACGCGATTTCGGATGCTGGTGTCCAGGGCTACCTCAATTGGGCCACACCACCAGATCGAGAGACGGTCGATGTCGGTGACGTCCCAGAGGAGGGTCCCGAGGAAGACGGACCCGACTTAGGCGAAGGAGATACAGCTGAACTGACCGTGGACCCTCCACCGAACACAGAGCAACAGGGATTCATTGCGGAGACAACCGCTCAGTTAGTTCTCCTGCAGGGTCCACCAGGCACTGGGAAGACATCGGGGGCACTCGCACATGCGACCCTCGCCCGGGTACGAGCCTATGCGGTCGACGACCGTGATTGTGCCGGGATAGTGGCTGGAGAGTCGAACAAGGCCGTGGACGAGGTTCTTGAGGATGTCCACGCGGCTCTAGTCGCGTATCGAAATGAGGGGGAACGCGCTGAGGATACCGGCTGCGATGACCTGCTCGATCACCTCGAACTCGTTCGGCTGACGTCCGACGAACCTGACGACTCCTTAGAGCACGTCACCTATCTTGATTACCACGAAGACGATGCGGAGCTTCGGCGGATCGTCGGTCGACTTCGTCGCCAAACAGGCCAGCAGACGCTCGTCTTTGGCACGCCCGCCCGGCTGTACAAACTCGTCGATAACTTCGACGTCATGCAGGGGGGCGACCGGACCCCCGAGGACTGGCTGGCCGGAAACGCGTCGTTCTTCGATATACTCGCTGTTGACGAGGCCTCGATGATGCGGCTCCCGTCGTTCCTTTCCGTTGGGGCCTTCCTCCATGACGACGCGCAGATGTTGGTCGCCGGCGACCAGCGACAGATGCCCCCCGTTCGCCAGCACGAGTGGGAGCGTGAATTCCGCCGAACGACTCAAGAGCGTCGGCCATCGCTTTCAGCTCTCGACTACTGTCGGCTACTCCGGGGGGACGATATCGGTGTCGATGACTGCACTCGAGGCGATCATCCTGCTGAGCGCTGTGTCGTTGCTGGCACAGCTACGATCCCCTTGTATCAGCTAGAGCAAAGTTATCGGTGTCACGAGCGAGTTGCCGAGTTCCTCCGTGAGCATATTTACGAACAGGACGGAATCCCGTACTACTCCGAAGAGAGGGAGACGGTACGCCGGCCAACACCGGTTAGCCGAGGAGTGGGACGGGTGCTCTGTGATCCGGACATTCTCGACGCCGAAGATGCTGTCCCGCACGCGCTGACACTCATCGTCCACGACGAGGACGCCTCACGCCAGTCGAATCCAGTGGAGGCGGCCATTGGGGCGGCGATCGCCGAATCCAGCCACCCCGACGACGCTGTTGGGATCGTCACGCCACACAACGCTCAGCGCGGTCTCCTGGACACCTATCTGAACGATGTCGAGTGCGACACCGTCGAACGATACCAGGGCGGGCAGCGGCCGGTTATTCTGGTGTCGGCGACTGCTTCGGATCCCGATTTCGTTCAGATCGAGTCGGAATTCCTGCTGAATCCGAACCGCCTCAACGTTGCTATGTCCAGAATGCAGCGGGGACTGATCGTCGTCGCGTCCGAGCAGGTGTTCGATGTCATCCCACCAGAGGTTGAGGAGTACGAGCGCGCGGGTCTCTGGAAAGGCTTGTTCGACGACCTTGACGTGCTTGACCACCCACCGGTATGGGAGGGCACACTCGATGCGCTCGTCGGCGATACCGATCTGGGCGCTCTCGACCCACCGCTCGATACGCAGCTCGAAGTCCACACCCTTCACTGA
- a CDS encoding Piwi domain-containing protein — MNTREEITDGEQLTIELRATEIIGIHKGSLARKVLFEDADGAEVPLVIFESNDCATFDWDEGRWYRLEGAEGNYYENWDELQLVPSWDFEIVPLDGPPAAASDPTNLTSTAETSDTAPNSTESTEADESDFQPASDVRQTGQTTADGGAALAQQSLAPGNYLLHFPLGNLSQLDVHKYELDVPGGLDPSDDDLDNGVLGFTARAAARFRYQSEAPVTTNGPLRVYAVDKLHENLSINGYTVRPVHQGIATLEPQSFDDQEPLRELVKQDVKASLRGKYVINAINSIVEFAPQLKATSGDFTAAREYKCRIWVDSDGTVICGVNVGFRLASTFSAAEYVHRGYEIEGVSVEHDTDVYDNSGTGTVTELADTGYTERVPEMGSSIAEYHDQSGYVEEDLIKSVAAGEPVMAHIDYGSFSGLQALDYCRIVPTLDQLKIVDPDFHERFQRSARLTPDERYSIATSFVKSLGMTPALGLEPATQPSNTCYDELTVNTRSNNLRFGSGQTASYGARGLENHGVHQSPESFDLLTVYPEQYKEGSREFVRRLLSKLNDYDANATRLNQETYSLGSEFAYTQVAEQATEYDGVVAVVPDQDWLKTQPDIDDPYPEFKRQWGQEKLPSQMIQVSNLDEESYLGNIASGLVAKCGGIPWRIHEVPGQTDVFIGLDVTYDPATGQHLGASANVVLADGTILASQSVSLQSGETFEIDDIVDIIKNLLSVYLREEDDTPRHVIIHRDGQYYLDVDELAERLDQAAELIPKFDLVEIRKSGNPRIANYTGDTFEVANKGTGFVAQHADHAYLATTGDPERVPGTPRPIRLVKRHGSTDLETLAKQAYWLSEAHVGSISRSTRLPITTYYADRCAEHARKGYLLSGELIRGVPYV; from the coding sequence ATGAACACGCGCGAGGAGATCACTGACGGCGAACAGCTGACTATCGAACTCCGCGCGACGGAGATCATCGGAATCCACAAGGGCAGTCTCGCGCGGAAGGTGCTCTTCGAGGATGCCGACGGCGCTGAAGTCCCGCTGGTCATCTTCGAGAGCAACGACTGTGCAACGTTCGACTGGGACGAGGGTCGCTGGTACAGGCTCGAAGGAGCCGAGGGCAACTACTACGAGAACTGGGATGAACTCCAGCTCGTCCCCTCGTGGGACTTCGAAATCGTTCCGCTTGATGGACCGCCGGCTGCTGCGAGCGATCCGACGAACCTTACCAGCACGGCCGAAACGTCGGATACGGCGCCGAACAGTACGGAATCCACGGAGGCTGACGAGTCCGACTTCCAACCCGCCTCGGATGTTCGACAGACTGGGCAGACGACCGCCGACGGCGGCGCCGCGTTGGCGCAGCAGTCGCTTGCTCCCGGCAACTATCTTCTCCACTTCCCGCTGGGCAATCTCTCACAGTTGGATGTCCATAAGTACGAACTCGATGTTCCTGGGGGCCTTGACCCGTCGGACGACGATCTCGACAACGGCGTGCTAGGTTTCACAGCCCGGGCCGCAGCGCGCTTCCGCTACCAGAGTGAGGCACCTGTTACCACGAACGGCCCGCTGCGGGTATACGCGGTCGACAAACTCCACGAGAACCTCTCAATCAACGGATACACCGTTCGTCCTGTTCACCAAGGGATCGCGACGCTCGAACCCCAGTCGTTCGACGATCAAGAGCCACTGCGTGAACTCGTCAAACAGGACGTAAAGGCGTCTCTCCGGGGGAAATATGTCATCAACGCGATCAACTCGATCGTTGAGTTCGCCCCGCAACTCAAAGCGACCAGCGGCGACTTCACTGCTGCTCGTGAGTACAAGTGTCGGATATGGGTGGACTCCGATGGAACGGTTATCTGTGGCGTGAACGTCGGCTTCCGTCTCGCATCGACATTTTCGGCGGCCGAGTACGTTCACCGTGGATACGAAATCGAAGGGGTCAGTGTCGAGCACGACACGGACGTCTACGACAATTCTGGTACGGGAACCGTCACCGAACTCGCCGACACGGGGTACACCGAGCGTGTACCCGAGATGGGTTCGTCAATCGCTGAGTATCACGACCAAAGCGGCTACGTTGAGGAAGACCTCATTAAGAGCGTCGCAGCCGGCGAGCCGGTGATGGCCCACATCGACTACGGTTCATTCAGTGGGCTGCAGGCGCTCGACTATTGCCGGATCGTCCCGACGCTCGATCAGCTCAAGATCGTCGACCCAGACTTCCACGAGCGGTTCCAACGGTCCGCCCGACTGACGCCGGATGAGCGCTATTCGATCGCGACGTCTTTCGTGAAGTCGCTGGGGATGACACCAGCGCTCGGGCTCGAGCCTGCAACGCAGCCATCCAACACCTGTTACGACGAGCTCACAGTCAACACGCGGAGCAACAATCTCCGGTTCGGTAGCGGTCAGACTGCCTCCTACGGCGCTCGGGGGCTGGAAAACCACGGCGTCCACCAGTCACCGGAATCATTTGACCTACTCACCGTCTACCCCGAGCAGTACAAAGAAGGAAGTCGGGAGTTCGTTCGACGGCTCCTCTCGAAACTGAATGACTACGACGCGAACGCGACTCGCCTCAATCAGGAAACCTACAGTCTCGGATCCGAGTTCGCGTATACGCAGGTGGCCGAACAGGCGACCGAGTACGACGGTGTCGTCGCGGTCGTTCCCGATCAGGACTGGCTCAAGACACAACCCGACATCGACGATCCGTACCCCGAATTCAAGCGCCAGTGGGGGCAGGAAAAACTCCCTTCCCAGATGATCCAGGTCTCCAACCTAGACGAGGAATCCTATCTGGGAAACATCGCCTCAGGTTTAGTCGCGAAGTGCGGGGGAATCCCATGGCGCATCCATGAAGTTCCGGGACAGACGGACGTGTTCATCGGGTTAGATGTCACGTACGATCCCGCCACCGGCCAGCATCTTGGTGCCAGCGCGAACGTCGTCCTCGCCGACGGGACGATTCTCGCGTCACAGTCCGTGTCGTTGCAGAGCGGTGAGACGTTCGAGATCGACGACATCGTGGATATCATCAAGAATCTCCTGTCGGTATATCTCCGTGAGGAAGACGATACCCCCCGACACGTAATTATCCACCGCGACGGGCAGTACTATCTCGATGTCGACGAGCTGGCGGAACGGCTCGACCAAGCCGCCGAACTAATCCCGAAGTTCGATCTGGTGGAAATCCGGAAGAGCGGGAACCCTCGGATCGCTAACTACACCGGGGACACTTTCGAGGTCGCGAACAAGGGGACCGGGTTCGTCGCGCAGCACGCTGATCACGCGTACCTCGCGACGACCGGGGATCCGGAACGCGTCCCAGGAACGCCTCGGCCGATTCGACTGGTCAAGCGTCACGGCTCGACCGACTTGGAGACCCTTGCGAAGCAGGCCTACTGGCTCTCGGAGGCCCACGTGGGATCGATCAGCCGGTCGACTCGGCTCCCTATCACCACCTACTATGCGGACCGCTGTGCCGAGCATGCGCGGAAGGGGTATCTCCTGAGTGGGGAACTTATCCGGGGGGTTCCGTACGTGTGA
- a CDS encoding AAA family ATPase produces MLTSRLQRDLPLYNEWWQSGDPPSSDDSPYRESRRSDYRNHLDSVREQSFYALVGADGSGKTATLYQIVHDFIVDYDVEPDHVVYVPLENPIYALESDQFIIDIYEWYTSYIRRQTSEDGSTYFLFDDIHQLDNWAEQVNELLARSESLHVAVTLPTEVPEIEDFDGSLSDNRSILLPPKFYDFASIEAGVPEADKEDFIYHIRDGIAAKRGVDLTTIVDECLTLHDYLATECDDLSSVVDNYLFNSGLRDEEGRGLSTIKQRLQLALYKDVQQFYSIEDAGDLFTLCVLVAQEPVQEYQFSRLTNQLDTDRRTIRKYLDILQDFFVLSPSYKWGYERHRTLRMYLRDPRYVSALNLLSDADSAPRTDDHRENLIHSVVYDHLRRLSFYMNDYTDVDMPVRYWDEANETVEFVLDVYGSPVPVALSTRRGEDAATQAVIDCLDDTEATRGVVAGEDIRQPYAGDDQVLRLPLWMLLYIC; encoded by the coding sequence GTGCTTACAAGTCGACTCCAGCGGGATCTCCCACTCTACAATGAGTGGTGGCAGAGTGGAGATCCACCTAGCTCAGACGACTCGCCGTATCGAGAGTCGCGACGCAGTGATTACAGGAATCATCTCGACAGCGTTCGCGAGCAATCATTTTACGCACTCGTAGGAGCAGACGGGAGCGGAAAGACGGCGACGCTCTATCAGATTGTCCATGATTTCATCGTTGATTACGACGTTGAGCCCGACCACGTCGTATACGTTCCGCTCGAGAATCCAATTTACGCACTCGAAAGCGATCAGTTCATCATCGATATCTACGAGTGGTACACTTCGTACATCCGCCGACAGACATCGGAGGACGGATCGACCTATTTCCTCTTCGATGACATTCACCAGCTGGATAATTGGGCAGAGCAGGTCAATGAGCTACTTGCTCGCTCGGAGTCGCTCCACGTGGCTGTGACGTTGCCGACAGAAGTACCTGAAATCGAAGATTTCGATGGTTCACTATCGGATAATCGATCCATTCTTCTCCCACCGAAGTTCTATGACTTTGCGAGTATCGAAGCGGGTGTTCCTGAAGCAGACAAAGAGGATTTCATCTACCATATCCGAGATGGTATCGCTGCGAAGCGTGGGGTAGACCTCACAACGATTGTCGACGAATGTCTCACACTTCACGATTATCTCGCCACGGAATGTGATGATTTGTCGTCTGTCGTAGACAATTATCTATTCAACAGTGGGCTTCGTGATGAAGAGGGCCGAGGACTTTCAACGATCAAACAACGACTTCAGTTGGCGCTATACAAAGATGTTCAGCAGTTCTATTCGATTGAGGATGCAGGGGATCTCTTCACGCTTTGTGTGTTAGTGGCTCAAGAACCTGTTCAGGAGTATCAATTCAGTCGACTTACGAACCAGTTAGATACCGACCGGCGGACAATCAGGAAGTATCTCGATATTCTTCAGGACTTTTTCGTCCTCTCCCCCTCGTACAAGTGGGGCTACGAACGACACCGGACTCTCCGGATGTACCTCCGGGATCCGCGGTACGTGAGTGCCCTGAATCTCTTATCGGATGCCGATTCAGCCCCACGGACGGATGATCATCGAGAGAATCTCATCCACTCGGTTGTGTATGATCATCTCCGTCGGCTTAGCTTCTATATGAACGATTACACCGACGTTGATATGCCAGTTCGCTATTGGGACGAAGCAAATGAGACGGTTGAATTTGTCCTTGACGTGTACGGATCTCCAGTTCCTGTCGCTCTTAGTACTCGTCGGGGCGAAGATGCTGCGACGCAAGCGGTCATCGACTGTCTTGACGACACAGAAGCTACGCGAGGAGTTGTTGCGGGAGAAGATATCCGACAACCATACGCTGGTGATGATCAAGTCCTTCGTCTTCCACTCTGGATGCTACTCTACATATGTTAG